The DNA sequence GGACCCAGCGGGTGCCGTTGAGGGTACCGCGCACAGGTTGACCGTCGAGGGTCACCGACTCCAGGTGAAAAACGTTGGGCCACTGGGCCGGTTCCACATTGAGCACCAGTCGGTCGAGCGCGCTGGGGCTGGCGTTGGGGTAGACAATGCGCTCATCGACCGTCAGGGTACGGGCCCAAAAATCGAGCACGGCGGTAAAGTCGTAACGCGGCCGTGCGGGAGGCCGGGAAGTTGCCGTGGGGGAAGGGGTGGGCGACGCAAGAGGCGTGGCCGTCGCGGCAGGCGTATTCGAGGGTGTCATGGTGGGGGGGAACGGCGTATTGGTCACCGGTGCAAAAGGCGTGGCCGTTGCCGTAGCCGGGGGTGTTGCCGTGACTGGCGCCGTAATTGGGCGCGCGGCATAAACACAGCCCCCCAGCCAAAGGCTCAGGGCCGCCATAACCAATCCCACCAGGTCGTAACGCAATCTTCGCATGAAAAAAAGCGCCCGCGCTGGGGGCGCGGGCGCGAGCAAGGAGAGCTTAAATGGCCTTTCGGAACACGCGATGGTTCTTGTATTCTTTCGCCCCGATGTTGATGAGATCCTTCCGCATCTGGCGGGCAGTCTCGGCCACCTGCGTCAGTTCGGCGTGTTCATAGCGGCCTTCCGATTTGACCGTCTGGTACATCTCTTCGTAAAGCAGCACATTCGCGCCGCGCCCGTGATATTTCGGCAGCACCCCTGCGCCGTTGAGCGAGATCCAGTTCGTGCGGGCACGCTCGATGAGCAAGTCGGCGATGCTCCAGGGGTAAAGATGGCCCTTGGCGCGTTGCATGGCTTTCGACACATCGGGGAAGCCGAACAGGAAACCAATGATCTCATCATCGCCGTGCAGAATGACCTTGATGTAACGCGGCACCGCCACCAGCACCAGGGTATCCACGATGTATTTGATTTCCCGCTCGGTCAGCGGGTAGTATTCCCAGTTGTTGACAAAGGTGTTGTTGTAGGTTTCGCCGATTTTGTTTGCCCAGCGGCGAATTTCGCGGGTGCTCTTGAAGGTGTGCACCCGGAAGGTGCCGCGTTCCTGCACACGCCGGGCAATGCGGTGGATGCGTTCCGGCAATTCGTAATCGGGGGCATGCACATAGGTCGAGACGAAATCCACTTCCTTTTCAAACCCCATTGCTTCCATGAACCTGGGGTAGTAAGGGAAGTTGTAGTTCATCATGTCCATCATCTGACGATGCTCAAAGCCCTCAATTTGAATGCCATAACCGTTGAAGGCGCTAAACCCTTTCGGCCCAACCAGCGTATCCAGGCCGCGCTTGTGAGCCCACTCCTCCACACGGGCAAAGAGCGCCTTGGCGACTTCCAAATCTTCAATCACATCGAAGAAATAAAAACTGGCAGTCTTCTTGCCGTGGTATTTGTTGTAGGGCTTGATTTCCAGCGCCGAAATGCGCCCCACAACTTCGCCATCGCGCTCGGCAATGAAGAAATCGGCATCGGAATGTTCGTAGAAGGGGTGCTTTTGCTTGTTGAGGGCAAACTCGATGTCACGGATAAAAGGAGGCACCCACTGCGGCGTACCGCGATAAAGGTCGTAGTGAAACTTGACGAACTTGCGCACGTCGGCGCGATTGGTGGTATCGATCTGACGGACGGTGAGCATAAGAACACTCCTTGAATGGGAATAAGAACCACGCTAATAAGTATACACCTTTCCGCGCCCTGCGTTGCGGTGGAAGATGGGCGACCACCCTCCCCTGCGCGCATCCAGCGGCCACCGCGCGCCCCAAGATACGCTTCGTCGCGCCAGCCATCGCCAACTTGTGCTAAAATTCCTCCCATGAGCATCCAAAAATTCTACACCACCACCGGCGACGATGGCTCAACCGGCCTGTTGGGGGCAGGGCGTGTGCCCAAAGACCATCCTCGGCTGGAAGCCATCGGCAC is a window from the Chloroflexota bacterium genome containing:
- a CDS encoding N-acetyltransferase, whose product is MLTVRQIDTTNRADVRKFVKFHYDLYRGTPQWVPPFIRDIEFALNKQKHPFYEHSDADFFIAERDGEVVGRISALEIKPYNKYHGKKTASFYFFDVIEDLEVAKALFARVEEWAHKRGLDTLVGPKGFSAFNGYGIQIEGFEHRQMMDMMNYNFPYYPRFMEAMGFEKEVDFVSTYVHAPDYELPERIHRIARRVQERGTFRVHTFKSTREIRRWANKIGETYNNTFVNNWEYYPLTEREIKYIVDTLVLVAVPRYIKVILHGDDEIIGFLFGFPDVSKAMQRAKGHLYPWSIADLLIERARTNWISLNGAGVLPKYHGRGANVLLYEEMYQTVKSEGRYEHAELTQVAETARQMRKDLINIGAKEYKNHRVFRKAI